TTCAGGTCAACATGAATATGGCTTAACCAGCAAAATCATGTTTTTTATGTCTCCGTTAACTGATCTCTAGTTATTAGAAAGGGGACTCCGGTGCTCTGAAGTTTGATCAGAAGATAAGTAAATGTTAGTTGAGCATTGTTCCGACCAACGAAATCATGTAGGTGCACATTTTCTAAATAAAAGGGAATTCAAATGTTTTACCTTTGGGGTCTGAAGATACCAACTAGGACTTGTAGCCAGATAACACCATAAAGTGCAACCCCTAATCTTTGATGATTATTGTTGAAGAggttgttgaaattttttatagacaTGATTGCTCCTGCTGTTGCAAGAAGTACACCAACCATCTGTTGAATAGAAATCCAAAATTTTACAACATACCGTTTTAAATAAGTCAATTATATTCTATGTAGCACTGACACATTAATTTGAATGTGTCTGGTATCCAACACCAACACAAGTAGTTATATAAAGTTctatttatttgtaaattattatCAGCGTCGTTGTGTCAGTGTCAATGTCGTCTCTGTTTTTGTTAATAATgagattttattattatttaaggTCTTTATTTAAAGTTGAGCCTTAGCCTTGGTTAGTATCACAAGCAACAACATAATTTCATTGTTGTCTTCACAGGCTGTACTTCAAAAATGTGATAGAAGATTAATTATTCTATAAAATTCCTTTCTTACCCTCAAAGTTTCCATTATAGTCCTTGTCAATAAAGAAGTAATCACTCTTACATGATCTTATTAGTAACTAATAAGCTTTAGactaaattaactaaaaatatagaATCTTGCTAATCTATAATGATattatcttcctttgcatgccATCATTAAAAGTTAACCAATGGGACAACTTATTtaataaaagtaattttaaaaCAGTGACAGATCCAAATTTGGGCCATAGCAACCATCTTCCATAACTTTCACCACTTAAAGGTTCTAAAAATAACCACAGAATATCCTAATTCCTAATCTAAGACACTTTAATTTATCCTTTAGCTTATTCTGCACTCACTCTAACTTTTTACTCCTTAAAGAATGAATTTGATTctctatactattttttttattttgtataattaaataataaacataattggatgttataaataaaaagaaaataatccaATAATAGTAAGCATTAGAAAGTAACATATAGACTTAATTTAGATAAACTTGCCTGAAAAATTGTATGAACATAGAATAAAATTCTAAGCCACCTTGGATTTTCTTCTCTGTTTGATAATCTAATAGCAAGTATACCAATAGGCATCAAGAATCCCATTGAAGCCCACAAGAGAAAACCATGTAATGTAATTTCAAATTGAAGTCTTGAACTCATCTTCATATATGAaacaatcacaaaaaatatGTTAGCTTCacaaacaatatattttttataaaaaaaaattattattaattaaaacgACGCTAATAAAAAATTTGCAAGAGATTTAAACTCAGcctcttaaaattaaaatgtcaaACTCTTACGCACTGAGCTAACACTTCATCGACTAAGATACAATATTAATACTTATGAAAGAAAAGATTTACTCCTAAGATTGAAAATTAAAGCAAGGAGAATATGCAAAAGAAATGAGATATACCTTAATGTGATTGTCTTTGTTTGTTGAATGACTACTACTTATAATATCCTTGTGGTCTTGTGATGTACTAAGAAGAggaaataagaacaaaaaaatacatgcttgaaaaaggaaagaaatgAACTTCTTTTGCTGGATTCCCATTAATTAAATCTTCTTTCTTATGctgaaaatttgatatttggtCAACTCAATCTCCAATGAATGCTAGTGGAGATTTAAGGATGAAAAACTTGAGCATTTCAAGGACTACTCAATGTGATGCTCCATAAAGTATTCTTCAAGGTGCTTAtgattctctctctctcttgctATCTCAGTTTGTGAGAAGGTACTGAAAAATGAGCACTCTTATCTTTGTTGTCAGAGAGAGCAACTATAAACAGTTGTCACAAGTTCAAGAAAGAATGAGATCAATATGAGGTAAGAGTAAGCTCATAATAGAGTTTTTTTACCCTTCCTTGCTAGTCCTAAGGACAAATATTTCAgcttaaaaaattatgtttttttttttttttaccaagagTAAAAAGACATTTGAGTGTTTGAATGTGGGCCACTATCatccaaaattacaaaaacattaCAAAAACATTTTGCAATGCATCTTTTGTTAATTAGCTCATGAGTCACAAAATACGTCAGATATGACACTGTTATGTCgatattgataataaaaaattaaataaaatatatgtattggtGTTATGTCAGGGGCAAACTCTGATATGTGAAGAACACTAATCATAGATTTATTTAACAAGTgtaatattgcacatgttaaagttaatttttattgaaaaataataattatatattgaaaatttatatatttgttataaaatacataaattttaataaaaatttactattttaaacTTCTTAATATTTACAAATTTTGCTCACGATAGAAAAA
This portion of the Trifolium pratense cultivar HEN17-A07 linkage group LG3, ARS_RC_1.1, whole genome shotgun sequence genome encodes:
- the LOC123917242 gene encoding cytochrome b561 domain-containing protein At4g18260-like; protein product: MGIQQKKFISFLFQACIFLFLFPLLSTSQDHKDIISSSHSTNKDNHIKMSSRLQFEITLHGFLLWASMGFLMPIGILAIRLSNREENPRWLRILFYVHTIFQMVGVLLATAGAIMSIKNFNNLFNNNHQRLGVALYGVIWLQVLVGIFRPQRGSKRRSVWFFAHWILGTAVTFLGVLNVYIGLAAYHEKTSKGITTWNILFTIQISLIVFFYLFQEKWVYIQKQSVILSNEENVQIEKKEIVLKGETC